One Salinimonas marina DNA segment encodes these proteins:
- a CDS encoding class I SAM-dependent rRNA methyltransferase, translated as MSATLTLVPEREKSLKRHHPWVFASAIESVAGRARSGDTVDVLSSTGEWLGRGAYSPESQIRVRIWTFNKDEPVDNGFFMRRLEQALVLRSSVLNFNTTTGYRLIAAESDGLPGITIDMYDKVAVLQLLSAGADKQRDKLVWALKKLFPHVSIYERSDVDVRKKEGLEPITGPIHGETPGTVEILENNLRINVDIEHGHKTGFYLDQRDARARAGHYAHDKTVLNCFSYTGTFSCFALAGGAKHVTNVDVSAPALKLAREHVRLNQLDEDKTTMVQGDVFEVLRRYHENGEQFDMVILDPPKFVDSKATLKRAARGYKDINMYGIHAVKPGGLLLTFSCSGLMPSDLFQKIVADAALDAGRTVKIIERLSQAPDHPVKTTYPEGYYLKGLVCQVAD; from the coding sequence TTTTTGCCTCAGCAATAGAATCGGTCGCCGGTCGTGCGCGCAGTGGCGATACAGTGGATGTTCTTAGTAGTACCGGTGAGTGGCTGGGGCGCGGCGCCTATTCGCCTGAGTCTCAGATACGGGTGAGGATCTGGACCTTTAACAAAGACGAGCCTGTGGATAACGGCTTTTTTATGCGCCGGTTAGAACAGGCGCTGGTATTACGTAGCAGCGTGCTGAATTTTAACACCACCACCGGCTATCGATTGATTGCTGCTGAGTCTGATGGCCTGCCGGGCATTACCATCGATATGTACGACAAGGTCGCGGTGTTACAGCTATTAAGTGCCGGCGCGGATAAGCAACGCGATAAATTGGTGTGGGCGCTCAAAAAGTTGTTTCCGCACGTCAGCATCTACGAGCGCTCTGATGTGGATGTGCGCAAAAAGGAAGGGCTTGAACCGATAACCGGACCTATCCACGGCGAAACGCCAGGCACCGTGGAAATCCTTGAAAACAATCTGCGGATCAATGTTGATATTGAACATGGCCACAAGACCGGCTTTTATCTGGACCAGCGTGACGCCCGCGCCCGTGCCGGCCATTATGCCCACGATAAAACCGTACTCAACTGTTTTAGTTATACCGGCACCTTCTCGTGTTTTGCTTTGGCCGGTGGCGCCAAACATGTAACGAATGTGGATGTCTCTGCACCCGCCTTAAAGCTGGCGCGTGAACATGTCAGGCTTAATCAGCTGGATGAAGATAAAACCACCATGGTTCAGGGTGATGTGTTTGAAGTGCTGCGTCGTTATCATGAAAATGGCGAACAGTTTGATATGGTGATTCTTGATCCGCCCAAATTTGTAGACAGCAAGGCCACCTTAAAACGGGCTGCCCGTGGCTATAAAGACATTAATATGTACGGTATTCATGCGGTCAAACCAGGTGGTTTGCTGTTAACCTTTAGTTGTTCGGGACTGATGCCTTCGGATTTATTCCAGAAAATTGTGGCCGATGCCGCGTTAGATGCCGGCCGGACGGTTAAGATTATAGAACGGTTGTCTCAGGCCCCGGACCACCCGGTTAAAACAACCTATCCGGAAGGCTATTATCTGAAAGGGCTGGTGTGTCAGGTGGCCGATTGA
- a CDS encoding PilZ domain-containing protein — MLGYDDKRNFFRMMVNSPCQVQINDDESSRTLQAVCKDISATGMSLEVDEPSVELGTNVKVSIESTSSQIPSLSATATVVRCVEESANSCIIGVEISEMK, encoded by the coding sequence ATGTTGGGATACGACGATAAGCGTAATTTCTTTCGCATGATGGTCAACTCGCCATGCCAGGTGCAAATTAATGATGATGAATCGAGCCGGACACTGCAGGCGGTTTGCAAGGATATCAGTGCTACAGGTATGTCCCTGGAGGTAGATGAGCCATCCGTGGAACTTGGCACCAATGTAAAAGTGTCGATTGAGTCGACCAGTTCCCAGATCCCCTCGTTATCAGCAACGGCGACGGTAGTTCGCTGTGTGGAAGAGTCGGCGAATAGCTGTATTATCGGTGTTGAAATTTCAGAAATGAAATAG
- the hrpA gene encoding ATP-dependent RNA helicase HrpA: MSGDRFKLKRRIDAALKKPASAQAVEKLAQAVQRSVARREARQQNLPQVNYPPLPVSDKKDDIKQAIAENQVVIVAGETGSGKTTQLPKICLELGRGVGGMIAHTQPRRLAARSVANRIAEELETPLGEKVGFKIRFSDNVSDSSYIKLMTDGMLLAEMQQDRFLNQYDTIIIDEAHERSLNIDFLLGYLKQLLQKRPDLKLIITSATIDPQRFSRHFNDAPVIEVSGRTYPVEIRYRPTSEMDNDIEQTEAIVAAVDELASEAPGDVLVFLSGEREIRDTQDALEKQQYRNTEVVPLYARLSASEQNRIFQSHRGRRIVLATNVAETSLTVPGIKYVVDPGTARISRYSARSKVQRLPIEAISQASANQRAGRCGRVSEGICIRLYSEDDYLGRPEFTDPEILRTNLASVILQMLALGLGEISRFPFVQPPDSRNINDGFRLLEEIQAVVKTQGKMQLTQTGRQIARLPIDPRYARMVLEADRTNALKEVMIIAAGLSIQDPRERPQEKRQQADEAHRENADKDSDFISLLNTWNAFREQQQALSQSQLRKWCKSHFLNYLRMREWQDIVSQLKKSLAELNLGFSNQDADFEAVHQAICAGLLSHLGTKDKDREYLGARNTKFMIFPGSGLAKKQPKWVMAAELVETSKLFARVNARVDPAWIEPLAKHLTQSSFSEPHWSKKRGAVIAYEKVSLFGLPIVPKRAAVYSQIDPALCQELFIREALVNGDTKLNFAFLQDNQALLAQADELEQKVRRRDLMVEEDTLVEFYANRLPEEVNNEAAFKKWYKHNHQSVSLTFTEQDVYRQQPDAVENGFPDAWKQGNITLPLTYNFEPNAPDDGVTVNIPLPVLNQVEDIGFDWQVPGLRHELIVALIKSLPKRLRRNFVPAPNFADACLADIQMQDKKGYPVRLLDAISDKLRKMTGVVIEPEEWNLSALDTHLTLHFAVVNNDRNVIAMGDDLNRVKQQCQGKVQQTFEKAATPELERKNLEQWDFETLPTTFVQKVGGFEVQAYPALVKQGNKVDIVLLDEADKAAEAHQQGVNLLIKNAIPSPLGHLQSKLPNKAKLGLYFNPFGQVKALIDDCIFAGIDALRQDYEQQQQRPIRTEADFKQVVDLVRANINDKVLVIAQQVESGLTLAHQCQKQMKGNVPLTMVSAMGDIKAHLNSLVYPGFVSEIGAVRLADWHRYLKGLARRLEKLPIDPTRDRQAQMSIEKILSQVEKLKSRYPANKQPDALAEVRWMLEELRISLFAQQLGTAYPISAKRIQNYLAEF, encoded by the coding sequence ATGAGTGGCGATCGTTTCAAACTGAAACGGCGTATTGATGCGGCGTTGAAAAAGCCCGCGTCTGCTCAGGCCGTGGAAAAGCTGGCTCAGGCAGTGCAACGCTCCGTGGCCCGCCGCGAAGCGCGGCAGCAGAATCTGCCCCAGGTCAATTATCCGCCGTTACCGGTTAGCGATAAAAAAGACGATATCAAACAGGCGATTGCGGAAAATCAGGTAGTAATTGTAGCCGGGGAGACCGGCTCGGGAAAAACCACTCAGCTGCCTAAAATCTGTTTAGAGCTTGGCCGGGGCGTGGGCGGAATGATTGCTCATACCCAGCCGCGCCGATTAGCCGCGCGCAGTGTGGCTAACCGTATTGCCGAGGAGTTGGAAACACCTTTAGGGGAAAAAGTCGGTTTTAAGATTCGTTTTTCCGATAATGTCAGCGACAGTAGTTACATTAAGCTGATGACAGATGGGATGCTGCTTGCCGAGATGCAGCAGGACCGATTCTTGAATCAGTACGACACCATTATTATTGATGAGGCCCACGAACGAAGCCTGAATATCGACTTTTTGCTGGGCTACCTGAAGCAGTTACTGCAAAAACGCCCGGATCTGAAGCTTATCATCACCTCAGCGACCATCGATCCGCAACGGTTTTCCCGCCACTTTAACGATGCGCCGGTCATCGAGGTGAGCGGACGAACTTATCCGGTGGAAATTCGCTACCGGCCTACCAGTGAAATGGACAACGACATTGAACAAACCGAAGCCATTGTGGCGGCGGTGGATGAACTGGCAAGTGAGGCCCCCGGCGATGTGCTGGTATTTTTGAGCGGTGAGCGCGAAATTCGTGACACCCAGGATGCGTTGGAAAAGCAGCAATACCGTAATACCGAAGTGGTGCCACTGTACGCCCGGTTATCAGCCAGCGAACAAAACCGGATTTTTCAGTCCCATCGTGGGCGCCGGATTGTATTGGCGACCAATGTGGCAGAAACCTCATTAACCGTGCCGGGCATTAAGTATGTGGTGGACCCGGGCACCGCCCGTATTTCACGCTACAGCGCACGCTCTAAGGTACAGCGGCTGCCCATCGAGGCCATTTCTCAGGCGTCGGCAAACCAGCGGGCAGGGCGATGTGGTCGGGTATCAGAAGGCATCTGTATTCGTTTATACAGCGAAGATGATTATCTGGGACGCCCAGAGTTTACTGATCCGGAAATTTTACGAACCAATCTGGCCTCGGTAATTTTACAGATGCTGGCGTTAGGCTTAGGTGAAATTAGCCGCTTTCCGTTTGTACAGCCGCCAGACAGCCGTAATATCAACGATGGCTTTCGTTTATTGGAAGAGATACAGGCGGTGGTGAAAACGCAGGGTAAAATGCAGCTTACCCAAACCGGTCGCCAGATTGCCCGGCTGCCCATCGACCCCCGTTATGCCCGCATGGTGTTAGAAGCAGACCGAACTAATGCCTTAAAAGAAGTTATGATTATTGCAGCGGGTCTGTCGATTCAGGATCCCCGTGAACGGCCGCAGGAAAAACGGCAGCAGGCCGATGAGGCACATCGTGAAAATGCCGACAAAGACTCTGATTTTATCAGTTTGCTAAATACCTGGAACGCCTTTCGTGAACAGCAACAGGCCTTGTCTCAAAGCCAGTTGCGCAAATGGTGCAAGAGTCACTTCTTAAATTACCTGCGCATGCGCGAATGGCAAGATATTGTCAGTCAGCTAAAAAAATCATTAGCCGAGCTGAATCTGGGTTTCAGCAACCAGGATGCTGACTTTGAGGCCGTCCATCAGGCCATTTGCGCCGGTTTGCTGTCGCATTTAGGAACCAAAGATAAAGATCGTGAATACCTGGGCGCGCGCAATACCAAATTTATGATTTTTCCGGGCTCTGGGCTTGCTAAAAAACAACCAAAGTGGGTGATGGCCGCCGAGCTGGTGGAAACCTCCAAGCTGTTTGCCCGGGTAAATGCCCGGGTCGATCCGGCCTGGATTGAACCGCTGGCCAAACATCTTACCCAGTCGAGTTTTTCAGAGCCGCACTGGTCAAAAAAGCGGGGCGCTGTGATTGCTTATGAAAAGGTCAGTTTATTTGGGTTACCGATTGTGCCTAAACGCGCTGCGGTCTACAGCCAGATAGACCCGGCGTTGTGTCAGGAACTGTTTATCCGTGAAGCCCTGGTAAACGGGGATACCAAGCTCAACTTTGCCTTTTTACAAGACAACCAGGCCTTGTTGGCGCAGGCCGATGAGCTGGAGCAAAAAGTCCGCCGTCGCGATTTGATGGTTGAAGAAGATACTCTGGTAGAGTTTTATGCAAACCGGTTACCCGAAGAGGTCAATAACGAGGCCGCCTTTAAAAAATGGTATAAGCATAATCATCAGTCGGTGTCGCTCACCTTCACCGAACAGGATGTGTACCGACAGCAGCCAGACGCGGTGGAAAACGGATTTCCGGATGCCTGGAAGCAGGGCAATATTACCTTACCCCTGACCTATAACTTTGAGCCTAACGCGCCTGATGACGGGGTTACGGTAAACATTCCGCTGCCGGTACTCAACCAGGTTGAAGATATAGGATTTGACTGGCAGGTCCCCGGGCTTCGCCATGAGCTGATTGTGGCGCTTATTAAAAGTCTGCCCAAGCGTTTACGCCGAAACTTTGTGCCTGCGCCTAACTTTGCCGATGCCTGTTTAGCCGATATTCAGATGCAGGATAAAAAAGGTTACCCGGTGCGCCTGTTAGATGCGATATCTGACAAGCTGCGTAAAATGACCGGGGTAGTGATAGAGCCCGAAGAGTGGAACCTCAGTGCGCTGGACACTCACTTAACCTTACATTTTGCAGTGGTGAATAATGACCGCAATGTTATTGCTATGGGCGATGATCTTAACCGGGTGAAACAGCAGTGTCAGGGCAAGGTACAACAAACCTTTGAAAAAGCCGCCACCCCCGAACTGGAACGTAAAAACCTGGAGCAATGGGACTTTGAAACATTACCGACGACTTTTGTGCAAAAGGTGGGTGGGTTTGAAGTGCAGGCGTACCCGGCGCTGGTCAAACAGGGCAATAAAGTAGACATCGTATTGCTTGATGAAGCCGATAAAGCCGCCGAAGCCCATCAGCAGGGCGTAAACCTGCTGATTAAAAATGCGATCCCTTCGCCCTTAGGCCATCTGCAAAGCAAATTGCCTAACAAAGCCAAGCTTGGGTTGTATTTCAATCCGTTTGGCCAGGTGAAAGCATTAATCGATGACTGTATATTTGCCGGAATCGATGCCTTGCGACAAGACTACGAGCAACAGCAGCAACGGCCAATTCGCACCGAAGCCGACTTTAAACAGGTGGTTGATCTTGTGCGCGCGAACATCAACGACAAGGTACTGGTTATTGCCCAGCAGGTAGAAAGCGGATTGACGCTGGCCCATCAGTGTCAAAAACAGATGAAAGGCAATGTGCCTCTGACCATGGTCAGTGCCATGGGTGATATCAAAGCACATCTGAATTCGCTGGTGTACCCGGGGTTTGTCAGCGAAATTGGCGCCGTGCGGCTGGCCGACTGGCATCGCTACTTAAAAGGGCTGGCGCGACGGCTTGAAAAACTGCCGATCGATCCGACCCGGGATCGCCAGGCGCAGATGAGTATTGAAAAAATTCTCTCGCAGGTGGAAAAGCTCAAGTCTCGTTACCCGGCGAACAAGCAACCCGACGCCCTGGCCGAAGTACGCTGGATGCTCGAAGAGTTACGAATATCCTTGTTTGCCCAGCAACTGGGCACGGCTTACCCTATTTCGGCAAAACGTATTCAAAATTATCTCGCTGAGTTTTAA
- a CDS encoding ASCH domain-containing protein, with translation MHASIKTISQRYFMHFKLPPSQPKSWHFCDNESDANECAELVLKGIKRATSPSLWWFQAKGEPLPKAGDLNIVTNWARQALCIIKTTSVAIVPFNQVTEEYAALEGDKSLAYWQHVHWDYYHRELENTP, from the coding sequence ATGCATGCATCAATAAAAACTATCAGTCAACGCTATTTCATGCACTTTAAATTGCCACCAAGCCAGCCAAAAAGCTGGCATTTTTGCGATAATGAAAGCGATGCAAATGAATGTGCAGAGTTGGTCTTAAAGGGCATTAAACGAGCCACTTCTCCCTCTCTGTGGTGGTTTCAGGCTAAAGGCGAACCACTGCCTAAAGCTGGGGATCTCAATATTGTGACCAACTGGGCCCGGCAGGCGCTATGCATCATAAAAACCACGTCGGTGGCTATTGTTCCGTTTAACCAAGTTACAGAAGAATATGCAGCACTGGAGGGCGACAAGAGTCTGGCCTACTGGCAACACGTTCATTGGGATTATTATCATCGAGAATTGGAAAATACGCCCTAA
- a CDS encoding DUF1428 domain-containing protein, whose protein sequence is MTQYIDGFVLPVPRKHLDEYASVAGQVAKIWKEYGALAYFEFVGDDLTLTGTRSFLEVIDVKENEVIVFGWTLFPTKQTRDRANAKVPNDPRMTDLVSPLTNSERVIFDAQRMVFGGFRSLLPAPEQNAG, encoded by the coding sequence ATGACCCAATATATTGATGGATTTGTTCTCCCTGTGCCGCGCAAGCACCTGGACGAATACGCAAGTGTCGCTGGCCAGGTAGCTAAAATCTGGAAAGAGTATGGGGCGCTGGCTTATTTCGAATTTGTTGGTGATGATTTGACCCTGACAGGCACGCGCTCCTTCCTTGAGGTTATTGACGTAAAAGAAAATGAAGTCATTGTATTTGGATGGACCCTGTTTCCTACGAAACAAACACGAGACCGAGCAAATGCAAAAGTACCCAATGACCCCAGGATGACAGACCTTGTCAGTCCATTAACCAATTCAGAAAGGGTGATTTTTGATGCTCAGCGGATGGTATTTGGCGGCTTCCGGTCATTACTTCCTGCGCCAGAGCAAAATGCCGGGTAG
- a CDS encoding CBS domain-containing protein: protein MESLQVCDYMNHHPVRLLADMPVAEAVECLLNSGQSGGAVIDDRARLIGFLSEQDCIARMVESCYYREQVCRVKDIMQSPALSVKPYMSVIELAQQLVKDMPRVYPVVDDDGVLVGSINRAAVLKAIDKQLRAGYEVAS, encoded by the coding sequence ATGGAATCGTTGCAGGTATGTGACTATATGAACCATCATCCGGTTCGGCTGCTGGCCGATATGCCCGTAGCAGAAGCCGTAGAATGTTTGCTTAACAGCGGACAATCAGGCGGCGCCGTTATCGATGACCGGGCCCGGCTTATCGGCTTTTTGTCTGAACAGGATTGCATCGCCAGGATGGTTGAGTCGTGTTATTACCGCGAGCAGGTATGCCGGGTTAAAGACATTATGCAGTCGCCGGCACTTAGTGTTAAGCCTTATATGTCGGTGATAGAGCTGGCTCAGCAATTAGTAAAAGACATGCCCAGAGTTTACCCGGTGGTGGATGACGACGGGGTTCTGGTGGGCAGCATCAATCGTGCCGCCGTCTTAAAAGCCATCGACAAACAGCTACGGGCGGGCTACGAAGTTGCCAGCTGA
- a CDS encoding isoaspartyl peptidase/L-asparaginase family protein — MKKRLVTLLCGLLAPVALAADVAIVVHGGAGTILKKDMTAEQEQRYAEKLEEATRAGYALLKEGVAGEKAVVAAIQVLENSPLFNAGKGAVYTYDETHELDASIMHGKNLEAGAVSGVTTIKSPIAAALAVMQNSAHVMLAGKGAEAFAKSQNLEQVENSYFNTPDRLKALQKAKARMQQQQREDGGQQGSERMGTVGAVVIDHKGNIVAGTSTGGMTAKRFGRVGDAPIIGAGTYADNESCGVSATGHGEYFIRYNVAADICARVRYQGVSIQRAAETVINEELKQAGGSGGVIAMDKRGNIAMPFNTAGMYRASINTEGKFSVGIYKALMSIDDTPNPTN, encoded by the coding sequence ATGAAAAAAAGGCTGGTAACTCTGTTATGTGGGCTGTTGGCCCCCGTAGCCCTGGCGGCAGATGTAGCGATTGTGGTACATGGCGGAGCAGGCACGATTTTGAAAAAAGATATGACGGCTGAACAGGAGCAGCGCTATGCCGAAAAGCTAGAAGAAGCCACACGGGCCGGCTATGCCCTGTTAAAAGAAGGCGTCGCTGGTGAAAAAGCCGTGGTAGCGGCTATCCAGGTACTGGAGAATTCGCCTTTGTTTAATGCCGGCAAAGGCGCGGTATATACCTATGACGAAACCCATGAGCTTGATGCTTCTATTATGCATGGTAAAAATCTTGAAGCCGGTGCGGTGAGCGGGGTTACCACCATTAAAAGCCCGATTGCGGCGGCACTGGCGGTAATGCAGAACTCAGCGCATGTGATGCTGGCCGGAAAAGGCGCAGAGGCGTTTGCCAAATCGCAGAATCTGGAGCAGGTTGAAAATTCTTATTTTAATACCCCAGACCGTTTAAAAGCGCTGCAAAAAGCCAAGGCCAGAATGCAGCAACAGCAACGCGAAGATGGCGGCCAGCAGGGCAGTGAGAGGATGGGCACCGTAGGCGCCGTAGTGATAGACCATAAGGGCAATATTGTGGCGGGTACCTCTACCGGGGGCATGACGGCCAAACGTTTTGGCCGGGTGGGAGATGCGCCTATTATTGGTGCGGGCACATATGCCGACAATGAAAGTTGTGGTGTATCGGCCACCGGCCATGGCGAATACTTTATTCGCTATAATGTGGCAGCGGATATTTGTGCCCGGGTGCGTTATCAGGGCGTTAGTATACAACGCGCTGCCGAAACAGTGATAAATGAAGAGCTTAAACAGGCCGGCGGCTCGGGCGGGGTTATTGCGATGGATAAACGCGGAAATATCGCGATGCCTTTTAATACCGCAGGTATGTATCGGGCCAGTATTAACACCGAAGGCAAGTTTAGTGTAGGTATATACAAAGCGCTGATGAGTATCGACGATACCCCAAACCCGACGAATTGA